The genomic region GACATGGGACGATTTAAACGAcgggcgtcgtggtgcgGGCAGCCGTTGTATCTGATGTGGAGGAGAGGGCCGCGGGATGGCCGCATGGCGCCGCGGTTCCCGTTTTGTGATTGCGAACGTTTCGTCAGGGGAGATTTCACACTTCGGACATATGGAAAGAAAAGGACTAGGGGACGAATCTTGGATTCTCGAAGCGCGCAATCGTCTCACAGGGGTAACGTCATGCGTCTTCCGCTATCGCTTGGCATATTGTCATTGACATGTCCACACTCAAGAGTCAGGATCAagaccatcatcgtcgccagagccggcgacgatttattattaaaataGAATGATCTACTTGTCACTAAAAAGGCCATAAAATACGAGTATTCTTGACACTTGGCTTGTAGCAGCCGGCCTCTTACGACTCGACTGCACGGGACATCGTTGCCATCAACGTGCTCCATCCAGGCAAGGCGATCCCGTGCCGTGTCTGGCATGCGTGTATAAGCTTTAGTGGCCCAGGTTGGCCATCAGGTTCGGAGCTCCTTGCAGGGGACCCCGGACGACACCCTGGCCAGCGTTCTGGAGTAGAtgatgggcgacggcgtcaggGCCGTGGATGTCGTCGACCGACATGGCGTACAGGGCCATGCCGGCCACGTGGGGGCAGGCCATTGAGGTGCCCGAGTTGAGCTTGCCATCCATGTCATTGGCGTTGCTGGCCGATATGATATTGTCGCCCGGGGCGAAGGTATTTACGATGGGGCCAAAGTTGGAGCCCCCGCCATTTGGCCAGTTGGTGACAATCTCCCAATTgttgttgacggcgccgacgctgaAGGCGTGAGGCGCAGAGGCGGGCAAGTAGTTCCTCGCGTCATGCTTGTCGTtgccggcagcgacgacgctcaGGACGCCGTGAGTGTCGTGGCCGCTTGTGTCACTCTTGTCACCCTCAAACCCAGTCCAGGCGTGCACTGCGCGACCCTTAAAGTCGCGGTGGGTGGTGCGGATGCCGCTGTCGACGATGTAGGCGAAGgtgccctcgccggccttCGAGTCGTACACATACATACTCGACGGGAGGGCCGCGCTTACGGTGGCTGATGGCACCAAGGCCCCAGGGTGACGGCTTCTGCATCATGAGCCCTCGCGCCTCCAAGGTGCTTTTGTCTTCCTCGAGGGACCACATCATGTCCTCTTCGACGTACGCAACCTGGACGTTTGTTTCCAATGTCAGTATAGTACTACCTATACCGCTCGCAGGAGGGTCGTTGGGCGGGGGAGACGTACATCAGCACTGGACATGATCTTGGCAATGGTACCATTATCGAAGTGGCCAGAATACCCATGGAAGCCTTGCTCGTGTACTGATACTTGACGCCCGCGAATTCAGCCTTTTCAGTGCTGCGGGCGTGAATGCCGTTCACCCACGACATATGGGCGTCGGTGGCCACgt from Purpureocillium takamizusanense chromosome 12, complete sequence harbors:
- a CDS encoding Oryzin (COG:O~EggNog:ENOG503NU05~MEROPS:MER0000344); amino-acid sequence: MYVYDSKAGEGTFAYIVDSGIRTTHRDFKGRAVHAWTGFEGDKSDTSGHDTHGVLSVVAAGNDKHDARNYLPASAPHAFSVGAVNNNWEIVTNWPNGGGSNFGPIVNTFAPGDNIISASNANDMDGKLNSGTSMACPHVAGMALYAMSVDDIHGPDAVAHHLLQNAGQGVVRGPLQGAPNLMANLGH